From the genome of Sulfurihydrogenibium sp., one region includes:
- a CDS encoding 2Fe-2S iron-sulfur cluster-binding protein, which produces MDLVNIKIDGIEISVPKNTTVLEAAKKINKLIPTFCYHEKLPIFGGCRMCLVYDVKAKRSIIACGSYVYDGMEIETENEKVKEDRKFILEMLFTRHPLDCPICDKAGECDLQNWGTYWGPQHNILPITPFEKIRPEEDWESDYLEYVSNRCVLCMKCVSVCDNINKSHSITQIERGFEILISPALKPMDTSTCEMCGLCVDICPVGAILFKPFKFNARPWLLKETYTHCSFCSLGCPVVIDHDDKKIHRIRSTAELEVCAKPYLGYDSFNTNRLKYPKINNNYSSFDDVLQEVIDLLNEKPSQTAIVVSPYLLNENLQKINEIASKSGAYITSTITLDLLPLLEGFGEYTPPSEEELKNAKKWIVVGNDITDTNPVITYYMNKKVIAISPQVKRLKKLYPLIIDTEGGQIIEKLIEIVDGSEIIVYSNYFYGEDAYRFGKKLKEVQSQMQNKILLIPPYPNGFGIINIVENLSYLPDIISKIESGEIKNIILFGEDIAEFLEEDKLKEILMTLEKKVIFTPFEDGLALVCDVAIPLNTWTEEDGHYSFVRGIKKVKASIKSNINNNKTFEKILNQLKSGSKQNIAKSNYGKLPAYFNIEKQNIWDVSFFSRRSNNLTGWKMKNLSMVEEE; this is translated from the coding sequence ATGGATTTAGTAAACATAAAGATTGATGGAATTGAAATTTCTGTACCTAAGAATACAACCGTTTTGGAAGCTGCAAAAAAAATTAATAAATTGATTCCAACCTTTTGTTATCATGAAAAACTGCCAATCTTCGGCGGATGCAGAATGTGTTTAGTCTATGATGTTAAAGCAAAGAGAAGTATCATTGCATGTGGAAGTTATGTCTATGACGGGATGGAGATAGAGACTGAGAATGAAAAAGTAAAAGAAGATAGAAAATTTATACTTGAAATGCTTTTTACAAGACATCCTCTTGACTGTCCAATATGTGATAAAGCCGGAGAATGTGATTTACAAAACTGGGGGACCTACTGGGGACCACAGCATAATATACTGCCAATAACACCTTTTGAAAAAATAAGACCAGAAGAAGATTGGGAAAGTGATTATCTTGAGTATGTATCAAATAGATGTGTTTTATGTATGAAATGTGTAAGTGTTTGCGATAACATAAACAAATCTCATTCTATTACTCAAATAGAAAGAGGATTTGAGATATTAATCTCTCCAGCTTTAAAACCTATGGATACATCAACCTGTGAAATGTGTGGTCTCTGTGTAGACATATGTCCGGTTGGAGCTATTTTATTTAAGCCTTTTAAATTTAATGCAAGACCTTGGCTATTAAAAGAAACATACACTCATTGCAGTTTTTGCTCCCTTGGCTGTCCTGTTGTAATAGACCATGATGATAAAAAAATACACAGAATAAGAAGTACAGCAGAGCTTGAGGTATGCGCAAAGCCTTATCTTGGATATGACAGCTTCAATACAAATAGATTAAAATATCCAAAAATAAACAATAATTATTCTTCATTTGATGATGTTTTGCAAGAAGTTATTGACCTATTAAATGAAAAACCATCTCAAACTGCCATTGTTGTATCTCCATATTTATTAAATGAAAATTTGCAAAAGATAAATGAAATTGCTTCTAAATCAGGAGCATATATTACATCAACAATTACATTGGATTTACTGCCACTTTTAGAAGGATTTGGAGAGTATACACCGCCATCGGAAGAAGAGTTAAAAAATGCTAAAAAATGGATAGTGGTTGGAAATGACATCACCGATACAAATCCTGTAATCACATACTACATGAATAAAAAAGTTATTGCAATTTCTCCACAAGTAAAAAGATTAAAAAAACTGTATCCGCTTATAATAGATACAGAAGGTGGTCAAATCATTGAAAAACTTATTGAAATTGTAGATGGCAGTGAGATTATAGTATACTCTAACTATTTCTACGGAGAAGATGCTTACAGGTTTGGAAAAAAACTTAAAGAAGTTCAATCACAAATGCAAAATAAAATCTTATTGATTCCACCTTATCCAAACGGTTTTGGAATTATAAACATTGTAGAAAATCTTAGCTATTTGCCGGATATTATTTCAAAAATTGAAAGTGGAGAGATCAAAAACATCATTCTTTTTGGTGAAGATATAGCAGAATTTTTAGAAGAAGATAAGTTAAAAGAAATTTTAATGACTTTAGAAAAGAAAGTAATATTTACTCCCTTTGAAGATGGGCTTGCGTTGGTTTGCGATGTAGCTATTCCATTAAATACATGGACAGAAGAAGACGGACATTATAGCTTCGTAAGAGGTATAAAAAAGGTAAAAGCTTCAATTAAATCAAATATTAACAATAATAAAACTTTTGAAAAGATTTTAAATCAGCTAAAATCCGGCAGCAAACAAAATATAGCAAAATCTAACTATGGAAAATTGCCAGCTTATTTTAATATCGAAAAGCAAAACATTTGGGATGTTTCTTTCTTTTCAAGAAGGTCTAATAACTTGACCGGATGGA
- a CDS encoding PhoX family phosphatase, translated as MENYFGDILEKAMSRRDIFKICGILGLSGLFNVGYSKDIQTSVKNYKNLSFRTIYPNTKDEITIPEGYEWKILIKWGDPLDNNDGINYQNVFEKTSNHDVERQKYCFGYNNDFVGFFNFKDKTLLVVNHEYTNPELMFKDYFLRNQPTKEEVDFMIQAHGLSIVEIKKNKDGFFEYVKDSKFNRRITAETKALISGPAKGHKLLQTSYDPNGEFVYGTIANCSAGKTPWGTVLSCEENFHSYFGGDLENIDPEKMTDYKVVEIHQRYGVPDIKYHDYYGFYKYYDRFSVEKEPNEANRFGWVVEIDPLNPNRPPIKRTALGRFKHEAANTAIGKDGRVAVYMGDDERYEYLYKFLTKNKFDPNNREKNLNLLDEGTLYVAVFNDDFTGQWVEIASAYLENGKYIIKPNPKLPNIFQEDPALCFIYTRKAADLLNATKMDRPEDVEYNHITKSVFAVMTYNEKRKASETNAANPRPENTMGHIIEIIEENHNPTSTKFNWRIALMCGDPKASSYNNKLFIYGQLAKSDVPPISAPDNIAIDKAGNVWIATDGNPGLDRLKSNDGVYVLNPFTKELKMFLSGVPNCEICGPEFSDDYKVFFCAIQHPGEGDLNATKWPYLNDNCPIPRPAVIQVKRKDGLEIYL; from the coding sequence ATGGAAAACTACTTTGGAGACATTTTAGAAAAAGCCATGTCAAGAAGAGATATATTTAAGATTTGCGGAATATTAGGACTTTCTGGACTGTTTAACGTTGGATATTCTAAGGACATTCAAACATCTGTAAAAAACTATAAAAACTTATCTTTTAGAACCATTTATCCTAATACAAAAGATGAAATAACGATTCCGGAAGGTTATGAATGGAAAATTTTAATCAAATGGGGAGACCCGTTAGATAACAACGATGGGATAAACTATCAGAATGTTTTTGAAAAAACATCTAACCATGATGTTGAAAGACAAAAGTACTGCTTTGGATACAATAATGATTTTGTAGGATTTTTTAACTTTAAAGATAAAACTCTTTTGGTTGTAAATCATGAGTACACTAACCCAGAGCTTATGTTTAAGGATTATTTTCTAAGAAATCAGCCAACGAAAGAAGAGGTTGATTTTATGATTCAGGCTCATGGGCTTTCTATAGTTGAGATTAAAAAGAATAAAGATGGATTTTTTGAGTATGTAAAAGACTCTAAATTCAACAGAAGAATAACAGCAGAAACAAAAGCTTTAATATCCGGACCTGCGAAAGGGCATAAACTTCTCCAAACATCTTACGACCCAAACGGCGAGTTTGTGTATGGAACTATTGCTAATTGCTCAGCAGGAAAAACTCCATGGGGAACGGTTTTATCCTGTGAGGAAAACTTCCATTCTTACTTTGGAGGAGATTTAGAAAACATAGACCCAGAAAAAATGACAGATTATAAAGTTGTTGAAATCCATCAAAGATACGGCGTTCCGGATATTAAATATCATGATTATTATGGGTTTTATAAGTACTACGATAGGTTTAGCGTTGAAAAAGAACCAAACGAAGCAAACAGATTTGGCTGGGTTGTAGAGATTGACCCATTAAACCCAAACAGACCACCAATTAAAAGAACAGCCCTTGGAAGGTTTAAGCATGAAGCAGCAAATACCGCTATCGGAAAAGATGGAAGAGTAGCAGTTTACATGGGAGATGATGAAAGATATGAGTATCTTTACAAATTTTTAACTAAAAACAAGTTTGACCCAAATAACAGAGAGAAAAATCTTAACCTGTTAGATGAAGGAACGCTATACGTGGCTGTATTTAACGATGACTTTACAGGACAATGGGTAGAAATTGCATCGGCTTACTTAGAAAATGGAAAGTATATAATTAAGCCAAATCCAAAGCTACCAAACATATTCCAGGAAGACCCTGCCTTGTGTTTTATCTACACAAGAAAGGCTGCTGATTTATTAAACGCTACGAAAATGGACAGACCCGAAGACGTAGAATATAATCATATCACTAAATCTGTTTTTGCTGTCATGACTTACAATGAAAAAAGAAAAGCATCAGAAACAAACGCAGCAAACCCAAGACCGGAAAATACAATGGGACATATTATAGAAATCATTGAAGAAAATCACAATCCTACTTCAACAAAATTTAATTGGAGAATAGCCTTGATGTGTGGAGACCCAAAAGCAAGCTCTTACAATAACAAGCTTTTTATCTATGGACAGCTTGCTAAGTCTGATGTTCCACCAATATCAGCACCGGATAACATAGCCATTGATAAAGCTGGTAATGTATGGATAGCAACCGACGGTAATCCTGGATTAGATAGATTAAAATCTAATGATGGTGTTTACGTGCTAAATCCATTTACAAAAGAGTTAAAGATGTTTTTATCAGGCGTGCCAAACTGTGAAATATGCGGTCCTGAATTTTCAGATGATTATAAAGTATTTTTCTGTGCAATCCAACATCCGGGAGAAGGAGATTTAAACGCTACAAAATGGCCGTATCTAAACGACAACTGTCCAATCCCAAGACCAGCAGTTATACAAGTTAAAAGAAAAGATGGATTAGAGATTTATTTATAA
- the metF gene encoding methylenetetrahydrofolate reductase [NAD(P)H], whose product MKIIDKLKNTKISISFEFFPPKTEEAEKTLFETISNLQPLNPTFVSVTYGAGGSTREKTRDIVKKIHEETNLTVMAHLTCIGHSKQEILSILDDYKKIGIENILALRGDMPLNFEKTDIPSDGCKHASELVSLIRENYKDYFCIAVASYPEGHPESPNLEREILYFKKKVEAGADFSITQMFFDNSYFYEFLEKCEIAGINIPIIPGIMPITNFNQIKKFASLCGATIPEEVVQKFEKYADNPEETKKIGIEFATLQCIDLIKHGVKGLHFYTLNKSDATIKIYENIKDYLVG is encoded by the coding sequence ATGAAAATAATTGACAAATTAAAAAACACAAAGATTAGCATATCATTTGAATTTTTCCCACCTAAGACAGAAGAAGCAGAAAAAACATTGTTTGAAACAATATCAAACTTACAGCCGTTAAATCCGACTTTTGTGTCTGTCACATATGGAGCGGGTGGTTCAACGAGAGAAAAGACAAGAGACATAGTCAAAAAAATACATGAAGAGACAAACCTAACAGTAATGGCACACCTTACCTGTATCGGTCATTCTAAGCAGGAAATTTTAAGCATTCTTGATGATTATAAAAAAATAGGAATAGAAAATATCCTTGCCCTTAGAGGAGATATGCCCCTTAATTTTGAAAAAACAGATATTCCGTCTGATGGATGTAAACATGCAAGCGAACTTGTAAGCTTGATAAGAGAAAATTATAAAGACTATTTTTGTATAGCGGTAGCATCTTATCCGGAAGGACACCCAGAAAGCCCAAATCTTGAAAGAGAGATTTTATACTTTAAAAAGAAAGTAGAAGCAGGAGCTGATTTTTCTATTACTCAGATGTTTTTTGATAATAGCTATTTTTATGAGTTTTTAGAAAAATGCGAAATAGCAGGAATAAATATTCCAATAATACCCGGCATTATGCCAATAACAAATTTTAATCAGATTAAAAAGTTTGCTTCTTTGTGTGGTGCAACCATTCCTGAAGAGGTGGTTCAAAAGTTTGAAAAGTATGCAGACAATCCAGAGGAGACTAAAAAGATAGGTATTGAGTTTGCAACCTTACAGTGTATAGACTTAATCAAACACGGCGTAAAAGGTCTTCATTTTTATACATTAAATAAGTCTGATGCAACAATCAAGATTTATGAGAATATAAAGGATTATTTAGTAGGATAG
- a CDS encoding LysR family transcriptional regulator, translating into MEVLDYHKLRIFKAVADLKSFSKAAHMLFLSQPTVTLQIKKIENYLGMTLFRRHKSNLELTEEGKVLYQFASKIIEDYMNMEENLKNVKKTSVLYIGCSSTIGDYLLPKIITKFLSENPEVSIKIFIGNSKEVEDGVLSKIFNIGLVEDNIISNKLDVSEFYEDEIILIASKNNSISEYLKTQNELKNYKFIFRELGSGTRNIVEQSLKIKITPSMEVSSSKAIAKIVQNSDYLAFVSKLVAEDLINDGYLKKIEVDDLKITRKFSIITQKNIRLSSVENRFYRFLKNINQR; encoded by the coding sequence ATGGAAGTACTTGATTATCACAAATTAAGAATATTTAAAGCAGTTGCAGATTTAAAAAGCTTTTCAAAAGCTGCACATATGCTTTTTTTATCCCAGCCAACGGTGACGCTTCAAATCAAAAAGATAGAAAATTACCTTGGAATGACTTTGTTTAGAAGACATAAATCAAATCTTGAGCTTACAGAAGAAGGAAAAGTCCTTTATCAGTTTGCAAGCAAAATAATAGAAGATTACATGAATATGGAAGAAAATCTTAAAAATGTAAAAAAAACTTCCGTTCTTTATATAGGCTGTAGTTCTACAATAGGTGATTATCTTCTTCCTAAGATAATTACAAAATTTTTATCAGAAAATCCAGAAGTAAGCATAAAAATTTTCATAGGCAACTCTAAGGAAGTTGAAGATGGTGTACTATCAAAGATTTTTAATATAGGGCTTGTAGAAGATAACATAATATCAAACAAACTTGATGTATCTGAATTTTATGAAGATGAGATAATCTTGATTGCATCTAAAAATAATTCTATTTCTGAGTATCTAAAAACACAAAATGAGCTAAAAAATTATAAATTTATATTCAGAGAACTTGGGTCAGGGACAAGGAATATAGTAGAGCAAAGTTTAAAGATAAAAATTACTCCATCTATGGAAGTTTCAAGTAGTAAAGCTATTGCTAAGATAGTGCAAAACTCAGATTACTTAGCCTTTGTATCTAAGCTTGTTGCTGAAGACTTAATCAATGACGGATACTTAAAAAAAATTGAAGTTGACGACCTAAAAATTACAAGAAAGTTTTCCATTATCACACAAAAAAATATAAGATTATCATCTGTTGAAAATAGATTTTATAGATTTTTGAAAAATATTAACCAGAGGTGA
- the dxr gene encoding 1-deoxy-D-xylulose-5-phosphate reductoisomerase has product MKVGILGSTGSVGSQALDVIRKYKDQIKVQLLGASKLSENLINQIKEFKPSYVYVENTEEKSIDDTKVLVGEDGLKQAVGLDLDLFINAIAGIKGILPTYLLLKYNKTLATANKEAIICLGELLKDKYKKILPIDSEHSAIFQILKDSNQKEVRRIILTASGGPFVNMPAEDFENITVKQALIHPRWSMGKKITIDSATLMNKGLEVIEAHYLFSMPYEKIDVLIHPESIIHGMVEFVDGTVISNMSNPDMKIPISYALFYPERKFISDNYLDFTKIKSLNFLKPDTEKFPLLKLAVECGKKGGVYPTVLTVADEIAVNFFLEERIKFTDIHKIILETLEKFDYNKLDSVDDIFYIIDKTINLATEIARKYGST; this is encoded by the coding sequence TTGAAAGTTGGAATACTTGGTTCTACCGGTTCTGTTGGAAGTCAGGCGTTAGATGTTATCAGAAAGTATAAAGACCAGATAAAAGTTCAGCTCCTTGGAGCTTCTAAGTTATCTGAAAATCTTATAAATCAGATTAAAGAGTTTAAACCATCTTATGTTTATGTTGAAAATACGGAAGAAAAAAGTATAGATGATACAAAGGTTTTGGTTGGAGAAGATGGGTTAAAACAGGCTGTCGGTCTTGATTTGGATTTATTCATAAACGCAATTGCAGGAATAAAAGGCATTCTTCCTACTTATCTACTGCTTAAATACAATAAAACCCTTGCAACTGCAAATAAAGAAGCTATCATCTGTCTTGGAGAGCTACTTAAAGATAAGTATAAAAAAATTCTTCCAATAGACAGTGAGCATTCTGCTATTTTTCAGATACTTAAAGATAGTAATCAAAAAGAAGTTAGAAGAATTATTCTAACAGCTTCCGGTGGTCCTTTTGTAAATATGCCAGCTGAAGATTTTGAAAATATCACAGTTAAACAAGCATTAATCCATCCAAGATGGAGTATGGGTAAGAAAATAACCATAGATAGCGCAACGCTGATGAATAAAGGGTTAGAAGTTATAGAAGCCCATTATTTGTTTTCAATGCCTTATGAAAAAATAGATGTGTTGATCCATCCGGAAAGTATCATACACGGAATGGTTGAATTTGTTGATGGAACTGTTATATCTAACATGTCTAACCCTGATATGAAAATTCCTATATCATACGCTTTATTTTATCCAGAAAGAAAGTTTATATCCGATAATTACTTAGATTTTACAAAGATTAAGTCGCTTAACTTTTTAAAACCAGACACAGAAAAATTTCCGTTATTAAAACTTGCCGTTGAGTGTGGTAAAAAAGGCGGTGTATATCCAACAGTTTTGACCGTAGCAGATGAGATAGCCGTCAACTTCTTTTTAGAAGAAAGGATAAAGTTTACAGATATACACAAAATTATCTTAGAAACATTAGAAAAGTTTGATTACAACAAACTTGATTCTGTAGATGATATATTTTATATAATTGATAAAACAATAAATTTAGCAACAGAGATAGCAAGGAAGTATGGAAGTACTTGA
- a CDS encoding thioredoxin family protein: MDIKEALALICDFDEKDISQKIKKTLEEYFKDSQKINLEYKEFSELKPAIKILRNGEDTGVKFYGNILGGEFQAFLESLKIIGNNEYHISQRVLEFIEEIDKPVDIKVFVTTSCGWCPPATIKAISFATVSRLINASIFECYSFPEIAMKYNVSAVPKTVINDKVEFVGVKDDNEYFGYIVKALGEV; the protein is encoded by the coding sequence ATGGATATAAAAGAAGCTTTAGCTTTAATTTGTGATTTTGACGAAAAAGATATTTCGCAAAAAATTAAAAAAACATTAGAAGAGTATTTTAAAGATAGTCAAAAAATAAATTTAGAGTACAAAGAGTTTTCAGAATTAAAGCCTGCTATAAAGATTTTAAGAAACGGTGAAGATACAGGCGTAAAGTTTTATGGAAACATTCTTGGTGGAGAGTTTCAGGCGTTTTTAGAGAGTTTAAAGATAATAGGAAATAACGAATATCATATATCTCAAAGAGTTTTAGAGTTTATAGAAGAGATAGATAAGCCAGTAGATATTAAAGTTTTTGTAACGACTTCCTGCGGATGGTGTCCACCTGCTACGATTAAAGCCATCAGCTTTGCAACTGTCAGCAGATTAATAAATGCTTCTATTTTTGAATGTTATTCATTTCCAGAGATTGCAATGAAGTATAATGTTTCAGCAGTTCCAAAAACTGTTATCAATGATAAAGTGGAGTTTGTAGGCGTAAAAGATGATAATGAATATTTTGGCTATATAGTAAAGGCGTTAGGAGAAGTTTAA
- a CDS encoding sensor domain-containing diguanylate cyclase: MRLKEMLQELLEGFQEKIPKEKWKIDSKDIETIFEDFSKHFETNVSLKILSEEDRKVLFRFIKRYIKNYLSVYPDDRIKLLQRLGERLLIKLISEFSVVEVYKIILRAVEKIKDESKREILKEKINFDFIIVISLYINLSYKEDKKILKDSSLEYVLSVEKGINIHLNIKNKLYKSLFSGKNQVEIKSAEECEFSEWLKDSLIDLVNDKNIIKEIESLHEKFHLIAQKILKGKDNFTKVLLLRDLEDASLKLIYLLNKIYTENLSHIAIYDKLTQVYNRVLLDSILYKLAKYSKRHKLPISIIMLDIDNFKGINDTYGHLEGDRVLKVVASIIKSSIRESDYIFRYGGEEFLTLLPNTDINGAVVVGEKIRRNIENFDFGLDRKITISCGIKQIENFDNPYLDIEEADKYLYVAKKTGKNRCIYGNIILTS, from the coding sequence ATGAGGCTGAAAGAAATGTTGCAAGAGCTACTTGAGGGGTTTCAGGAAAAGATTCCAAAAGAAAAATGGAAAATAGACTCAAAAGATATTGAGACAATTTTTGAAGATTTTTCTAAACATTTTGAGACAAATGTATCTTTAAAAATTTTATCTGAAGAGGACAGAAAGGTATTATTTCGTTTCATTAAAAGATATATAAAAAATTATTTATCTGTATATCCTGATGATAGAATAAAACTTTTGCAAAGACTGGGAGAAAGACTATTAATTAAACTAATCTCAGAATTTTCTGTTGTTGAAGTGTATAAGATTATACTAAGGGCTGTTGAAAAGATAAAGGATGAAAGTAAAAGGGAAATTCTAAAAGAAAAAATTAACTTTGATTTTATTATTGTTATTTCACTCTACATTAATTTGTCTTATAAAGAGGATAAAAAAATATTAAAAGATAGTAGTTTAGAGTATGTATTAAGTGTAGAAAAAGGAATAAATATTCATTTAAACATAAAAAATAAATTGTATAAGTCTTTATTCTCTGGAAAAAATCAAGTTGAAATTAAATCTGCTGAAGAATGTGAATTTTCTGAGTGGTTAAAGGATAGCTTGATAGATTTAGTTAATGACAAAAATATAATCAAGGAAATAGAATCTTTACATGAAAAATTTCATCTTATAGCTCAAAAAATTTTAAAGGGTAAAGACAATTTTACAAAAGTATTACTCCTTAGAGATTTAGAAGACGCTTCTTTAAAATTAATCTATCTATTAAATAAAATCTATACAGAAAATCTAAGCCACATAGCGATCTACGATAAATTAACACAAGTTTACAATAGAGTTTTGTTAGATAGCATTTTATATAAATTAGCTAAATATTCAAAAAGACATAAATTACCTATTTCAATTATTATGTTAGATATAGATAATTTTAAAGGCATAAATGATACATACGGACATTTAGAAGGTGATAGAGTATTAAAAGTGGTCGCTTCTATAATAAAATCTTCAATTAGGGAATCAGATTATATCTTTAGATACGGTGGAGAAGAGTTTTTAACACTTTTGCCAAACACAGACATAAATGGTGCCGTTGTTGTTGGAGAAAAAATTAGAAGAAATATAGAAAATTTTGATTTTGGCCTTGATAGAAAAATTACAATAAGCTGTGGCATAAAGCAAATAGAAAATTTTGACAATCCTTATTTAGACATAGAAGAAGCCGATAAATATTTATATGTAGCAAAAAAAACAGGTAAGAATAGGTGTATCTATGGAAATATTATACTCACCAGCTAA
- a CDS encoding 4-(cytidine 5'-diphospho)-2-C-methyl-D-erythritol kinase produces MEILYSPAKINLGLWIIGKRPDGYHEIFTLYHTLDFYDRIIIQEHPFLEIKTSLPEIKQEENIVYKAISLFESYTGIEQNLQVIIEKNIPVGGGLGGGSSNAATVLNYLNKKHGNILPKEKLFEIAVKLGADVPFFLKGGFAIGEGIGEKLTFLPKTLNEEIFIIYPNIKSDTKTVYSKVDKSILTNKGDLNIILSLINEYDIKKLEAYIENKLGDIALDLYPEIKEVYDFLNYLGFSPKVSGSGSCVYVIGKPTEEVEKAAAIKGWRLIKTKLK; encoded by the coding sequence ATGGAAATATTATACTCACCAGCTAAAATAAACTTAGGTTTATGGATAATAGGTAAAAGGCCTGATGGTTATCATGAAATTTTTACTTTATATCATACCCTTGATTTTTATGACAGAATTATAATTCAAGAGCATCCATTTTTAGAAATAAAAACCTCGCTGCCGGAGATAAAGCAAGAAGAAAACATAGTCTATAAAGCTATTTCGTTGTTTGAAAGTTATACAGGCATAGAACAAAATTTACAGGTTATTATTGAGAAAAACATCCCGGTTGGTGGTGGTCTTGGTGGAGGAAGTTCCAATGCTGCTACTGTTTTAAATTATCTAAATAAAAAACATGGTAATATCCTGCCAAAAGAAAAATTATTTGAAATTGCTGTTAAGCTTGGTGCTGATGTTCCGTTTTTCTTAAAAGGTGGTTTTGCTATAGGAGAAGGCATAGGAGAAAAACTTACATTCTTACCAAAAACTTTAAACGAGGAAATCTTTATAATCTATCCTAACATAAAGTCGGACACAAAAACTGTATACTCCAAGGTTGATAAATCTATATTGACAAATAAAGGAGATTTAAATATAATATTATCTCTGATAAATGAATACGATATAAAGAAATTAGAAGCTTACATTGAGAATAAGTTAGGTGACATAGCCTTAGATTTGTATCCAGAGATAAAAGAAGTTTATGATTTTTTAAATTATTTAGGATTTTCACCGAAAGTATCCGGTAGTGGCAGCTGTGTTTATGTAATAGGAAAGCCAACTGAAGAAGTTGAAAAAGCTGCAGCCATTAAAGGTTGGAGATTAATAAAAACGAAACTCAAATAA